A genome region from Leptodactylus fuscus isolate aLepFus1 chromosome 6, aLepFus1.hap2, whole genome shotgun sequence includes the following:
- the ZW10 gene encoding centromere/kinetochore protein zw10 homolog translates to MASFVTEVLAHSGRLEKEDLSTKISRLSRRVEEVKGEVCDMINKKYDEFLPSMQSAEDLVAQVNSLNRDVDILKSTIDNEVQNELKVAISEFTELKHQLEKNTMILGVLRQLQEFNSAIEKYNTALSERNYISAAEQLEKAQNCLKILKSRKGFELKVLKSLGIELTVQKQNMLYHLGEEWQKLAVWKLPPSKDYSSLEMILKTELHLCTLPPTEESTSGPILGSVLQALAILGELNTKLKFFSQLLLNYILKPLVSYPSLHVLVENQPQGVILRFESTKSDLEHPPPAEVFLKLKLVLELLHKHLLDVPVGNQRGEEGNKVVLGEVLGDLIWEDISESIIKDCLVYSIPTNSNKLEQYEEVIKATEQFENDLKGMKYLKGDATELLKYARNVNAHFASKKCQDVIVAARNLMTSEIHNTVKITPDSKVTVPKLQSPKGEKVKQQKSPSHEDPALENEVKLSQHTFSLPTCRISESVEKLMELAYQTLSEATTNNKPCAIQLFYTVRNIFHLFYDVVPTYHKENLQKLPQLSAIHHNNCMYIAHHLLTLGHQFRYHLPVPLSDGAATFVDMVPGFRRLGTETFLAQMRLQKGELLDRLSNARSFLNMEDEDNYTAGHKAIRQVIHQLSRLGKVWQDVLPVGIYCKAMGTLLNTAITEMISKITALEDISTEDGERLYTLCSTMIEEGPLVFTPLTEEGKNKKFQEEVPIYVQKWMKFKELMIILQANLQEIVDRWADGKGPLATEFSTNEVKSLIRALFQNTERRAAALAKIK, encoded by the exons ATGGCGTCCTTTGTAACGGAGGTGCTGGCCCATTCTGGGCGTCTGGAGAAGGAGGATTTGAGCACCAAAATCAGTCGCCTGTCTCGGAGGGTGGAAGAAGTGAAG GGTGAAGTGTGTGACATGATCAATAAGAAATATGATGAGTTCCTCCCCAGCATGCAGAGCGCTGAAGATCTTGTGGCACAAGTCAACAGTCTGAACAGGGATGTGGATATTTTAAAGTCCACAATAGACAATGAG GTTCAGAACGAGCTGAAAGTGGCCATCAGTGAATTCACAGAACTGAAGCACCAGCTGGAGAAAAACACCATGATCCTGGGAGTGCTGCGGCAGCTGCAGGAG TTCAATAGCGCCATAGAGAAATACAACACTGCGTTGTCTGAAAGGAACTACATCAGTGCAGCCGAGCAACTCGAAAAG GCCCAGAATTGCCTTAAAATCCTCAAGTCCCGGAAAGGCTTTGAGCTGAAGGTGCTGAAATCTCTGGGAATAGAGCTGACGGTGCAGAAGCAGAACATGTTGTACCACCTCGGGGAGGAGTGGCAGAAGCTGGCGGTGTGGAAGCTTCCCCCATCCAAAG ATTACTCAAGTTTGGAAATGATCTTGAAAACGGAACTGCACCTGTGCACCCTGCCACCGACTGAGGAGAGCACTTCTGGTCCAATATTGGGGTCCGTCCTTCAGGCCTTGGCGATTCTGGGAGAGCTGAACACAAAGCTGAAGTTTTTCA GTCAGCTACTCCTGAATTACATCCTCAAGCCTCTGGTATCGTATCCATCCCTTCACGTTCTTGTGGAGAACCAGCCTCAGGGAGTCATATTGCGGTTTGAAAGCACAAAGTCTGACCTAGAGCACCCACCGCCCGCAGAGGTTTTCTTGAAGCTGAAGCTGGTGCTGGAGCTACTACACAAGCATCTACTAG ATGTCCCTGTAGGAAACCAGCGAGGAGAAGAAGGGAATAAGGTTGTTCTGGGGGAAGTGCTCGGAGACCTCATCTGGGAAGATATTTCGGAATCCATCATTAAAGACTGTCTGGTCTACTCCATTCCCACCAATAGCAATAAACTTGAGCAATATGAGGAG GTTATAAAAGCCACTGAGCAATTCGAAAACGACCTGAAGGGAATGAAATACCTGAAGGGAGACGCTACAGAGCTGCTTAAATATGCCCGAAATGTCAACGCTCATTTTGCCAGTAAGAAATGCCAGGACGTAATTGTTGCTGCTAGAAACCTGATGACCTCTGAGATACATAACACTGTGAAG ATCACACCCGACTCTAAAGTAACTGTACCAAAGCTCCAGAGCCCTAAGGGAGAGAAGGTAAAACAGCAGAAGAGTCCTTCACATGAAGATCCAGCCTTAGAGAATGAGGTCAAGCTGAGCCAGCACACGTTCTCATTGCCCACCTGCAGGATCAGCGAGTCTGTAGAGAAGCTGATGGAGCTGGCCTACCAGACCCTCTCCGAAGCCACAACTAACAATAAGCCCTG CGCCATCCAGCTATTCTACACTGTCAGAAACATTTTCCATCTGTTCTATGATGTTGTCCCAACGTATCACAA AGAGAACCTGCAGAAACTTCCCCAGCTCTCAGCCATCCACCATAACAACTGTATGTACATTGCGCACCACCTGCTAACCCTCGGACACCAGTTTCGGTATCATCTTCCTGTTCCGCTCAGTGATGGCGCTGCCACATTTGTGGACATGGTTCCTGGCTTTAGACGACTAG GCACAGAGACTTTTCTGGCTCAGATGCGGCTGCAGAAAGGAGAACTTCTCGACAGGTTGTCAAATGCAAGATCTTTCCTTAACATGGAAGATGAAGACAATTACACAGCCGGGCACAAAGCAATacgacag GTGATTCATCAGCTGAGTCGCTTGGGCAAAGTCTGGCAGGACGTGCTGCCCGTAGGCATCTACTGCAAAGCTATGGGGACGTTATTAAATACCGCCATTACTGAAATGATTAGCAAAATAACAGCCCTGGAG GATATTTCCACTGAAGATGGAGAGCGACTCTATACACTATGCAGTACAATGATTGAGGAAGGACCCCTCGTCTTCACCCCGCTTACGGAAGAAGGCAAAAACAAGAAGTTTCAGGAGGAGGTGCCCATCTATGTGCAGAAGTGGATGAAATTCAAAGAACTCATGATCATCCTGCAAGCAAATCTACAGGAAATTGTTGACCG GTGGGCAGATGGTAAAGGACCCCTGGCTACAGAGTTCTCTACCAATGAAGTGAAGAGTCTGATCAGAGCTTTATTCCAGAACACAGAGAggagagctgcagctctggccaAGATTAAATAA
- the LOC142210498 gene encoding G protein-activated inward rectifier potassium channel 4-like, translating to MALAVPSNSMDLPQSNGPCLRNHINDSRLKVDDPRIRRNSIPPAQAPTAKHMLAYLPRPPTDTNRYGTFPQKPETMVLPVTSCEDNHQKVEFPQPKKSSLISNFRRFSAVEQTNTGTVLPVAKHRPSVTINTEDLPRYQRAAKPETPLRESISKWHPKHALSVPNIPMRSKTPTRSVVSAPVTTKSHRVRCKLMYDDRQLFNLTNRQTRQRYVTKDGKCRVNLGRIEEKKRFLSDIFTTIVDLKYRWFIFVFMLCYILTWVGFGVIYFVDALIRDDVNHIGDPEWKPCLDNVDTFLSALLLSVESQRTIGYGTRMVTPNCPEGVIFLMAQSIIGSVIDALMVGCMFVKISRPKKRAQTLIFSKKCVVSHRDEKLCLMFRIGDLRDSHMVDAKIRAKLIKSRQTKEGEFIPLEQSEINLGYDTGEDRLFLVEPQIICHFINDHSPFWEMSAESLKREQFEIIVILEGIVEATGMTCQAKTSYTEDEILWGHRFEPCMTLEKGAFRVDYSHFDKTFDVQTPWGSAKEMHELKENEQNDRSTLSLYWDNMFQTGIPEDSNMGSGDGSQENQDRMDFPSILEGNRESDSNDLDV from the exons ATGGCATTGGCTGTTCCTAGTAACAGCATGGACTTGCCCCAGAGCAATGGACCCTGTTTGCGAAATCACATCAATGACTCCAGGCTGAAGGTAGATGATCCAAGAATCAGGAGGAACTCCATCCCGCCAGCTCAGGCTCCCACGGCGAAGCACATGCTAGCCTATCTGCCTAGGCCACCCACGGACACCAACAGATATGGAACATTCCCGCAAAAG CCTGAAACGATGGTTTTGCCTGTGACCTCCTGTGAAGATAACCATCAAAAAGTGGAATTTCCTCAACCCAAGAAAAGCAGCCTCATCTCCAACTTTAGGAGATTCAGTGCTGTAGAACAAACAAACACGGGTACTGTTCTCCCAGTTGCCAAGCATAGGCCTAGTGTGACTATTAATACAGAGGACTTACCACGTTACCAACGAGCTGCCAAGCCAGAAACACCTTTAAGGGAATCTATTTCAAAGTGGCATCCCAAACATGCCCTAAGTGTTCCAAATATCCCAATGCGAAGTAAAACCCCAACCCGTAGTGTTGTCTCAGCTCCAGTTACCACGAAATCACACAGGGTGCGATGTAAGCTCATGTACGATGACCGTCAGCTCTTCAACCTCACTAATCGGCAGACACGACAGAGATACGTTACCAAGGATGGCAAGTGTAGGGTCAACCTTGGACGCATTGAGGAAAAGAAGAGGTTTTTGTCAGACATTTTCACCACTATTGTGGATCTAAAGTATCGGTGGTTCATCTTTGTATTCATGTTATGTTATATCCTGACCTGGGTTGGATTTGGAGTTATATATTTTGTGGACGCCTTGATCAGAGATGACGTAAATCACATTGGGGATCCTGAGTGGAAGCCTTGTCTTGACAACGTTGACACCTTTCTTTCTGCCTTACTCTTGTCTGTGGAAAGTCAACGCACAATTGGCTATGGCACCAGGATGGTAACTCCCAATTGCCCCGAGGGTGTTATTTTTCTCATGGCTCAGTCAATAATAGGTTCGGTGATCGATGCCCTCATGGTGGGCTGCATGTTTGTTAAAATTTCTCGGCCTAAAAAGAGAGCCCAGACACTGATTTTCAGTAAGAAATGTGTAGTGTCCCACAGAGATGAAAAGCTTTGCTTGATGTTCAGAATTGGAGATCTACGAGATAGCCACATGGTGGATGCCAAGATAAGAGCTAAACTCATCAAATCTCGACAGACAAAGGAAGGGGAGTTTATTCCTCTGGAGCAATCGGAAATCAACCTTGGTTACGATACTGGAGAGGACCGTCTTTTCCTGGTGGAACCTCAGATCATCTGTCACTTCATCAATGACCATAGTCCTTTCTGGGAGATGTCGGCGGAGTCTCTGAAGAGGGAGCAGTTTGAAATTATTGTAATACTTGAGGGCATTGTGGAAGCCACAG GAATGACCTGTCAAGCCAAGACCTCCTACACAGAGGACGAGATCCTATGGGGCCACAGGTTCGAGCCTTGCATGACTCTGGAGAAAGGAGCTTTCCGTGTCGACTACAGTCACTTTGATAAGACATTTGATGTCCAAACGCCATGGGGAAGTGCTAAGGAGATGCATGAACTGAAGGAGAATGAGCAGAATGACAGGTCTACCCTCAGCCTCTACTGGGACAATATGTTTCAGACCGGTATCCCTGAAGACTCCAATATGGGATCTGGGGATGGTTCACAGGAGAACCAAGACAGGATGGACTTTCCCAGCATTCTGGAAGGAAACAGGGAGTCTGACAGCAATGACCTTGATGTCTGA